The Tachysurus fulvidraco isolate hzauxx_2018 chromosome 10, HZAU_PFXX_2.0, whole genome shotgun sequence genome segment CTGGTGCCTGTCAGTGACAGTACTCAGCTGCAACCTCAAACAGGCCATAAGGAAATATGGGGGAATACAGAAAAAAGgacctctctctgtctttaatCCCCATTACTTTAGGACACAGGTGCCTGTGATGAGCTGTCTGCTTTGTGACACTGAGTGCGAGATCTGTGGCTCGTTGGAGCTCAGCTTTTGCCTCAGGTTCAATCCCTCGCCACAGTTAAGCTTTTTTAACAGgacagcctggtaggcctgcaagacaACCATAGTGTGCAGGGCTACCACGGCCTTTTGCCTGCTCCCATGTAGGCCTTCCCCACAACGGCTGAAGTGATTCTACATGGCTTAAAAGGGAGCACAGGCTTCCTCTAAACAAGCGATTTAGCAAAATAGCTTGTGAGCATTGTTTTTCAAGCCCTACAATGGCCAAATAATTAGATGTGGCCGGAGATAAAAGACGGGCAGTATAGGGATTCCCCCAGGACGCTGATAcggacctgccaaccttggaaaatttttttgagtagcaacttactgcagcgacgcggcgcgaggtcaggcacacttgctggtcagtgttgattaagttcacaagctcactcatcacaactttttactatatttttcctatataaatactggcaaataaagtaaatctTGATCTGTGCgcaaaacttaaacttgaggcacagcACCGATCAAGAACTTCTGAGGGGCATATACTCgcttctttttagatttgcttccctctccctctctgtcagtATCCTCATCTGACATCACGTGTATTACTAACTGCAaggcacacacaacacacacatcatcatcattctcatgtttttcataatagGTTTCCATGCGCATTTGCGTGAAAACActttgtacattattaatatgttttaaggcACAAATGGCATGTAAGAAGGTTTGCATTTTACAGTActgatgtacaaaatgtacaataacaatacttggctgctactaaaataaagagtataacGTTATGTGCATGATCACTTGTGTATAATATCTGCAtactattttaacaactctatgtattgccataaattagatctaatgaactaagcagtaacttcatatcttacaacacatacatgtgttaattttctcagcaataatgcaagactctagacttcactatggtcttgactggctgatcatataatGATACCTCCCTTATCATTTCCACTTTTTGCTTCTATTTtcctgcttttcacaaaaaaaatctgatgtccatcagatgtgatctacaggagccagtaacaATCGAGTCAGATACaactgatatttaaaaaatgacattagtttcgtcatgttatagcatgactgAGTGCTATAAAATGGATACACAGACGCTCGCAGATATTGATTTCTGCGTGCTCGCGCCAGTTTGCCTTTTCCGTTAAAGTACGACGGCAATGCATTTACAGGcatgacttacgtttcctatataaatactggcaaataaagtaaaactcgatctgtgcgtaaaacttaaacttgaggcacaacaccggacacttgggcacatgccccagtaaagtagtctaacgacgcctgtggttcggcaggcttattaaattggatgaaattcacaattctggccatttacctttgaaacgttaagtcgtcacttgtaaaaaacagtcactgtaagaagaattgaagacggacaaagacagatgaaaaccacatcGTAGCGTTGAAGAGTTTTTACCTGGCGCTatgattggtcgaattattattttcccaggttgctgcccaatgcgaTTACACCCATAGGCGAATTGCCTGGTGtacaaatgcacagacagttaaactcaaaggcatcaatggttttttacaatgcgtattttgaagtgacaaatcgtagcagcgtactgtgatgtctaaatgcgtatctgctacacaaaatgcgtaaaggttggcaggtctgcatcTGCGCCAAGCCATTAAattggtgtgtttgtgcaaaAGACCTTGAGACACTTCCCAACAAAGTGTTCCCATAACATGAGCCATGATGCAGCGTTGAATTCCGTTGAATTGATGTTTATGAACTGTGCTGTGTAATGTAAGAATTACAAACTATTAAATTTAACTTAAACTTGAATAAAGCTTgacttataaaataatatatcaaCATCAACTAACCAAGAGAGTTGGTACAGAGCCCACCAGCCATTGCTGCAGCAGGAAATGCTGTAATGAGGTAAACAATAAGATAATGTTAGATTATTCATCTGCTCTctgtaatgtttacaaaaaaagttaattattattaatcaatattttaataaatgtagaaaaataatcTCTTTTAGACTCTGCTGTTTAAATGTGGCCCTTGATGTAATTGCATGTTTTGATGTGTATGAATTGTGCTGTGTAGTGTAAGAACTACAAACTATTATATTTGATAACTTGCACATTGGAAATAAAGACCTGTCAACGTaggagcaaacaaacaaacaaaaacaaatcttccTCATTAATCATGTGCTTCATTTTCTTGTCATGGAATGTACTGTACACTGGCGGATGGAAATAATGACAACTTAAAGCTcgatgtataaaataagatattaaCTTCAACTAACCAAGGGAATCTGCACAGGGCACACCAGCCATTGGTGCAGCAGAAAACgctgtaatgaaataaacaataagatAATGTTAGATTATTCATgtgctttctaaaaaaaaagtacagaaaaattaaaataaaccttttaGAGGACTGAATGTGTAGAATTAAGCACAAGCATCTAGAAACTCAATATAGGAAtgttgcattaaaaataaatggtcATACtttaagaaatagaaaaaaaagtattaatttctgtaaactttacatttttgaaaataagAACACTTTACAATGTAAAAGATTAAATCACATCAGTTGACCTagtcagattattattattactgttacagtatgtatagCTTGACAAAGGTAAAAGAACTTATACTctgaatatgtttatataatccTAAACACTCAGTGTTATACATTTAGAATTTACTATTAAtccatattttaataaatgaagaaaaataatccCAACTCTGCTCTGTTTGAATGTTGCCCTTGATGTAGGCATGTGTGTATGAACTGTACTGTGTAGAAACTACTAAATTTGGTAACTTGCACATTGGAAATAAAGACCTGTCTATGTACTGTAGAAGCAAACATACAAATCTTTCTTGTTAATCATGTGCTTCATTTTCTCATCATGGGTGGTACTGTACACTGGCGGATGGAAAAATGACAACTTAAACTTGACTAAAGCTAGATGTGTAAAATAAGATATTAACATCAACTAACCAACGGATTTTTGACAGAGCATAACACCCATTGCAGCAGGAGACactgtaatgaaataaacaataaggggctttttacacctggtcacttcatgcgttttctgtgatccgatagctattcgatggtaaaaagaccgggtctaaatgccctccgaaacgttttcaaGACAGATagaaatccgatcgttcaaaccacttcaggaggtggtctgggacggaTTTCAGATGAAACTCGACAGTAAATGAATGTgattgttcaagccacatacgtcatcactatactcctcccaaacagaagtacgtcactcgcaggtgactcacgagtcgtacATCTCTCccgaaacaaatatgttttcccaccagtgctggctccgatctttcacccaggtgtctcattAGGtgttaaaatgcactgctgccaccagcgaaaatgcagcaaactgtaaatgctgttttttgtagcaagcgcacacaccaaagcgtgttccatttcaattaccccggaaatgagataaaatatatttgcattttgggtgggagtaAAAAggtcggattgatatccgattcgccaagaagcatttatgtggcctaatgtaaatggaacacttttaacaaatcagatagctaacGGATCAgataaaacacatgaagtgaccaggggtaaaaaggccctaagataACGTTAGATTATTCATGTGCTTTCTAAAAAAGTACAGaagaattcaaataaattttttagAGGACTGGAGGTATAGAATTAAGCACAAGCATCTAGAAACTCAATATAGTAGagttgcattaaaaataaattaaaactaataaaaataagaacacTTTACAATGTAAAAGATTAAAATCACATcagttgccccagtcagattattattattattattattattatcattattatcattattatcattattatccttaatgataataatgataataatgataataataataatctgactGCTACAACTGATGTGATTTTAATCTTTTACATTCCAACAGTGATGTGTgatattatcatcatcattgttattatcatcattattattattaataatgatgataataacaatgataataataacaatgataataataataataataataataatacatactaCTGTTATGTTAACAAAGGTAGAAGAGCTtcaaacataaatatatgttgagccacatcacacatcactgttggaattcattcatttggaatttctttaaatataaatgaaataaaagtgcactgacaaatatttaataaacctaaATTGCAAAGTCTGCTTGAAAGTCTCAACAGACACatacttaaatataataataagttttTTGTATAATGTTTAGCACCTTACCTTTGCAAAGTGCTGTATAGAGTAAAACAATAACAAGATGTTATTCATGTAATTACTATGTGaacaaaaaagtacaataaTTGAAATAAACTTAGAGGGCTGGATATGTAAAATTATAGGCACAAGCATGCAAAAACTCAATATAGTTGTGtggcattaaaaataaattgttatactttatttacatttcaacatctaaaaaacaaaaacaaaaaatcccaCAAATGCTTACTGTCTGGTGAGTCAGTCTCCTTAGTGGAGTCAAACcttgtgtactgtatttgtgttttttaggtTGTACACCTTTGCTTTTGGCTCAGAAATCTATGCTTATAAAACTATTTAGAGTTTTGCTAATTATAAATTTTAGTTTTtgtcaaaataaacaaactttacAACACTTTAaactgtactttacttcacaaTTACTTCTAAgtaattataattacaattattcTCCTGTAACATCACCACACCCACTTGCATGTTATTTCTACCTTAATTTGGTTAATAATTACTGAACTGCTGTGAGATCTGAACAATGAAGGTGGTGAACTTTCAGAAACCAAAAGAAGTTAttgctattattgttattggtaTTGCTATTGTTGCAGGCTGGAGTACAATTTCCAGTTGGAAACGTTTTCAGTCTAAAATTGAGCAACTTACCAAAAAATAAACTTACCTCTTTTTTTCCTCGACACTGTACAGTggaaaacaaaaacttttttgagactaatattatattttcatattttccagcccaatgatgtttttatattattgcaCATTTCTGCACAGTTATAATGACCAAAACCTTAAACTTCTGTTAATTACTAGATAGATCAAATGTAGTAATCTAAAGTAACATAAGACTTTTCTACACTCAAATCAAGGTCCTATAATTTACATGCAACTttacaaaatctaaaaacaagTAACaacacatttaatgaatgaaacaaCACAATATTTTTCTCAggatataaaaaatattcacaaaattcTGTGTTCTGTTACTTACAGTAGCTAACTGAACATCCCAGCATTACTGTaagtatataaagaaaaacaggatGTTAGTTTCTCTGTGTTCTGTATAATGTGTTTTTACACATAAAAGCACTAAAACTGTGGATGCTGGTCAAAGTAATGTtttttgtatacagtatgtagagaaATGTTATATTGCAGttacaaaataaagaagaagaatactGACCCGGGGCAGGAATTCTCCTCTTCACCAGCGGCCCCTTCACAGCTTGTTTGTTGCCCCTATGAACAGCTATGaaggctgtgtgtgagctgctcACTCCACACTGCTTACTCAGTTCCACCACTCTGGCCTTCAGAGCATCTTTATCAGCTCCATCAACCCTCTCGTCTCTTTCCAAAGAACGGATCAGAGAGCGAGCACCAAGCCTGTGGATGGCCATcctgtacgtacacacacacgcacgcatgcacgcacacacacacacacatgtacacacacaaatacacacaaatacacacacacacacacacagtgattgaTTAACAATTATACAGATAAATCTAtatgtagcttttgttttgacTGAAATCCTCCATAAACTGGTGGCTGGTTCATCTTATTGCACTAACACTGAGTActgtaaagctgatttttattactattatgagTATGACAGCTAAAGACACCCAGCTAGGGTTTATTATGCAGTCATATGGAAAGTTGTGGCTCAGTGATCAagctgttggactactgatcagaagtttgtgggttcaaatcccagtaccaccaagctgccactgctgggccatgagcaaggcccttaaccatcagaTTCTCACAGTTATAAATgagataaggatgtctgctaaatgctgtaaacgtaaGAAGTGTTAGAGACTACACCTAGCACTTACCCTGTGTTCTCGACAGGCTTCAGGAAGAAGTCAACACTGTTTGTGACCTCCTGACCTCCCAGGCGATAATGCACTGATATTTTTCCCTTAGCATCTGGGTTCTGACATTCCTAGGGACAGAGTGAACAGTGATTACTAAAAAATCCAGTCATGTTCTTGTAGAAGAACCACAATTTAAACAACTGTTTGAGTTTAACCATTTATAAAATTCTGCATAAATCATTGCAAATTCATAGAGTGAAATAAGTTTGCATTTTCACCTCTCCTTTCAACTGGGCATAAATCAGTGCTCTTTGACCATGGAACAGTGATTTAATTTGGGGGCTCAGATGGGAGAAAGATAATCCAAACCAGTCCTCAGTGATATCAGTCACTGCTGGTTGTAAAGCATAGCGAAGAGACTGCATTACCTAGCATTGGGAATGAAAGTCATGTTCAATAAAAAGTGTGAAATGTAGTAAGATTTCCCAATAAAGCTCTCATCTGTTTGTCAGTGGGAACATGAGAGACACAGAACATGCAGAATTATCTGTACGTTCTgtaaatgacataaatgacaaacatcacatcatttgaatgacactgtaatgactATTAACTAATATTATTTGAGCAGAAACCAGTCTTACTTTGGCCTGCATGCGATCCTTTCCTGTGATGAACTGGGCGTGGCCACAGCTGTTCTCAGCCAATCCTGTAATGAGTGCAGAACTTGCACCTTCACCAATCCCAAATGAGAAGCATCTGTTTAAACAAAGGAGTTGATTATATTATATCCTTTATGAGTCATTTAGATCAGAGGAGAACTTTGAAACTTGTAAACAAGTGAACACTAAATCACAACTGGTTATGATGCTtcatccataaatgttaaataaatctttttattacTATAAATAGCTCCACCAAAgcattacattaatatttacattgataaataaaaactttattctcttttaaaatccaattttttttaggGCTGAATAATATTTGCTTCTGTTATAAGTCCCTTAGATTAAGCTGTTACGCCAGAAAAGATTACTATTAAACTCTCAGATGTACAAAAATTTGTTAAACTGTAAGATGCTAactaacacccacacacactctcacgcacgtgtgcacacgtgcacacaaggacacaaacacacatacatacacacaagtgGGGATAGGAAAACTGGTACTAAGTGCTACTACAtcagaaaaaataaactgtcTAGATTATGAATGTTTTAAGATTTAAACAGCACATGCCTGTGGAATTTAGCATTGCTCTTGACACAGTGAAGAACATCTTTGGTGTTTCCTACTTCACCATCTGTAAATATGAAAAgctgaaaagagagagagagagagagagagagagagagagagagagagagagagagagaataattgAAAATCCAGGACAAtaatcatacaaataaaaaaaataaataaacaagccaCAAacaatctttttctttctaagaATATAGAAGAGCACCCTTCAGATTTCTTAGTGTGAAGCATGGAGCTTtaaatagtatagtatagtatagtatagtatagtatagtatagtatagtatagtatagtatagtatagtatagtgagGCTCTACTGACCTTGcctaaatacatttaaatctaaACAGGTCATTAAAATGAACGCCAGTGTGCGTCACTGATAAACCACAGCAAAAATAATATTACCTGTCTTGGGTGGTTGGAGATGCAAGGCTGCTTGTAAATGTGTTTCAAAGCTGGCAGAATCTCTGTGCCCCCCATGTCTGCTTGCATCTCCTTTACCTTCTGCATCGCTTTCTCCATTGTGCCCTGATTGTACCGCACACTTTTACTAAAATCAGAGAAACATGCTTTCATTTCATCCGTTGGTATTAGTAACAGAAATATGACCTATTCAGTGCTTCATGTGATTTGAACTCACGGGAAGAAGGAACTATATCGAGAGCCAAAGCCATAGATGTTGAAGTAACAGTCCATGGGGAGACTCTTCAGTAGCAGGAGAAGAGTGTCCTAaacacatcattacacacagtCAGTGTTATTCTTAGTTTACACAGAAAGATAAGAAGTGTTACAGTTCAGTTAAGTGTTAAGTCTTACCCTGGCACAGTCGATGCGTTCCTGTGCACCTGGTCCATTATGCATGCTACTGGACATACTGCCGGAtctgtccataacaaacacaaactcaccaCACGTTGACATGGAGGACATCACTGACTCAGGGAACTCTGGATAGAAACTGACCATGACCACTGGATCTCCCATAAGAGATcctaaaaagagaaaaaaaataaacagaattgtaATGAAACAAAAGCAAGAAAAGAAGAAACTATGAACCAATGACCAAGAAACTAATGACCAACCAAAATAGGCTTAGAGTTTATTCTTGTTTTAGCAGTAGTACTTTTCCAAAGAAGCTCGAAATTGTCTGAATCCACAAACAGTGTGTTTTTCCTTGTATTATAGTTTAGGGAACAGATTTGTGAAATTGTACCTGACTCTTCTGCAGGAGCTCCAGCCTCCACTATAGCAGTGAGCTGATGGGGATTCTGATAATATAGATACAGCTCGACATCTCGATCAAACATGTGACCTGCGCCAAGACTTACCTAAACACGTACACAATATAATGCACTTCATATTTCATAAACATAAATTAGAGTAAATGTGGCATCTGACAAGGTTTGAACACACTAGCAAGTCAGTAATCAGCAAGACCTCCTTTGGTGTCCTTCTATCAGACCTGTACTTCTATACAGTAGCTCTTCAGTGGGTGttcctctttcacacacatgcacacacgcacgtacgcacacacgcacgcacgcacacacacacacacacacacacacacacacacacacacacacacacacacacacacacgctctctcacacgcactcacacacacacgcaccttcGCCTTGGTGTGGTCTGTGTTGAGGAACATCAGAGGCTCTAGAGGACATTTGGACTCCACTTTAGTGATGGGGTTTGGAGAGTTTATATGTGCAGTAAAAGAGAGGGAGTAGGGGATACCAGTGGAACTTGATGTTATCTCTGACACTATACCACCCCCTGtacctgaaaataaaacacacaacagattATATGATTCATTCACATGACGGATGATCCATTTAGCTAGGTAT includes the following:
- the LOC113660241 gene encoding von Willebrand factor A domain-containing protein 5A-like isoform X9, translating into MVNCGLLTNMNEPVPLKNIEVDLQVQGHVVTVTSTLKYINEEDNTLEAVFVFPMPSGAALCHFSAKIADQEIVAEVQEKQEAREQYDDALSSGEQAFLLEESEESADVFRLSVGSLPPHQSAAVTFIYIIELSVQADHSLQFCLPAVLNPRYTPAGTGGGIVSEITSSSTGIPYSLSFTAHINSPNPITKVESKCPLEPLMFLNTDHTKAKVSLGAGHMFDRDVELYLYYQNPHQLTAIVEAGAPAEESGSLMGDPVVMVSFYPEFPESVMSSMSTCGEFVFVMDRSGSMSSSMHNGPGAQERIDCARDTLLLLLKSLPMDCYFNIYGFGSRYSSFFPKSVRYNQGTMEKAMQKVKEMQADMGGTEILPALKHIYKQPCISNHPRQLFIFTDGEVGNTKDVLHCVKSNAKFHRCFSFGIGEGASSALITGLAENSCGHAQFITGKDRMQAKVMQSLRYALQPAVTDITEDWFGLSFSHLSPQIKSLFHGQRALIYAQLKGEECQNPDAKGKISVHYRLGGQEVTNSVDFFLKPVENTGMAIHRLGARSLIRSLERDERVDGADKDALKARVVELSKQCGVSSSHTAFIAVHRGNKQAVKGPLVKRRIPAPVMLGCSVSYLSRKKRALCKAFSAAPMAGVPCADSLAFPAAAMAGGLCTNSLGDAGFDTSPGDAGFDTSPETSGTPKDLLMELISLQKASGCWEIGTSLAEVFGKTEKELIEKIPAQVKPDVWATLLALIWLHGFKIDVQVEWQFLAMKAVSWIRSQKVVNQSECIQAGNSLLGCQVTEDALGL
- the LOC113660241 gene encoding von Willebrand factor A domain-containing protein 5A-like isoform X1 — encoded protein: MVNCGLLTNMNEPVPLKNIEVDLQVQGHVVTVTSTLKYINEEDNTLEAVFVFPMPSGAALCHFSAKIADQEIVAEVQEKQEAREQYDDALSSGEQAFLLEESEESADVFRLSVGSLPPHQSAAVTFIYIIELSVQADHSLQFCLPAVLNPRYTPAGTGGGIVSEITSSSTGIPYSLSFTAHINSPNPITKVESKCPLEPLMFLNTDHTKAKVSLGAGHMFDRDVELYLYYQNPHQLTAIVEAGAPAEESGSLMGDPVVMVSFYPEFPESVMSSMSTCGEFVFVMDRSGSMSSSMHNGPGAQERIDCARDTLLLLLKSLPMDCYFNIYGFGSRYSSFFPKSVRYNQGTMEKAMQKVKEMQADMGGTEILPALKHIYKQPCISNHPRQLFIFTDGEVGNTKDVLHCVKSNAKFHRCFSFGIGEGASSALITGLAENSCGHAQFITGKDRMQAKVMQSLRYALQPAVTDITEDWFGLSFSHLSPQIKSLFHGQRALIYAQLKGEECQNPDAKGKISVHYRLGGQEVTNSVDFFLKPVENTGMAIHRLGARSLIRSLERDERVDGADKDALKARVVELSKQCGVSSSHTAFIAVHRGNKQAVKGPLVKRRIPAPVMLGCSVSYLSRKKRALCKVSPAAMGVMLCQKSVAFSAAPMAGVPCADSLAFPAAAMAGGLCTNSLEECDAGFDTSPGDAGFDTSPETSGTPKDLLMELISLQKASGCWEIGTSLAEVFGKTEKELIEKIPAQVKPDVWATLLALIWLHGFKIDVQVEWQFLAMKAVSWIRSQKVVNQSECIQAGNSLLGCQVTEDALGL
- the LOC113660241 gene encoding von Willebrand factor A domain-containing protein 5A-like isoform X30 — encoded protein: MVNCGLLTNMNEPVPLKNIEVDLQVQGHVVTVTSTLKYINEEDNTLEAVFVFPMPSGAALCHFSAKIADQEIVAEVQEKQEAREQYDDALSSGEQAFLLEESEESADVFRLSVGSLPPHQSAAVTFIYIIELSVQADHSLQFCLPAVLNPRYTPAGTGGGIVSEITSSSTGIPYSLSFTAHINSPNPITKVESKCPLEPLMFLNTDHTKAKVSLGAGHMFDRDVELYLYYQNPHQLTAIVEAGAPAEESGSLMGDPVVMVSFYPEFPESVMSSMSTCGEFVFVMDRSGSMSSSMHNGPGAQERIDCARDTLLLLLKSLPMDCYFNIYGFGSRYSSFFPKSVRYNQGTMEKAMQKVKEMQADMGGTEILPALKHIYKQPCISNHPRQLFIFTDGEVGNTKDVLHCVKSNAKFHRCFSFGIGEGASSALITGLAENSCGHAQFITGKDRMQAKVMQSLRYALQPAVTDITEDWFGLSFSHLSPQIKSLFHGQRALIYAQLKGEECQNPDAKGKISVHYRLGGQEVTNSVDFFLKPVENTGMAIHRLGARSLIRSLERDERVDGADKDALKARVVELSKQCGVSSSHTAFIAVHRGNKQAVKGPLVKRRIPAPVMLGCSVSYLSRKKRALCKVSPAAMGVMLCQKSVAFSAAPMAGVPCADSLAFPAAAMAGGLCTNSLEECDAGFDTSPGDAGFDTSPETSGTPKDLLMELISLQKASGCWEIGTSLAEVFGKTEKELIEKIPAQVFTH
- the LOC113660241 gene encoding von Willebrand factor A domain-containing protein 5A-like isoform X15, with amino-acid sequence MVNCGLLTNMNEPVPLKNIEVDLQVQGHVVTVTSTLKYINEEDNTLEAVFVFPMPSGAALCHFSAKIADQEIVAEVQEKQEAREQYDDALSSGEQAFLLEESEESADVFRLSVGSLPPHQSAAVTFIYIIELSVQADHSLQFCLPAVLNPRYTPAGTGGGIVSEITSSSTGIPYSLSFTAHINSPNPITKVESKCPLEPLMFLNTDHTKAKVSLGAGHMFDRDVELYLYYQNPHQLTAIVEAGAPAEESGSLMGDPVVMVSFYPEFPESVMSSMSTCGEFVFVMDRSGSMSSSMHNGPGAQERIDCARDTLLLLLKSLPMDCYFNIYGFGSRYSSFFPKSVRYNQGTMEKAMQKVKEMQADMGGTEILPALKHIYKQPCISNHPRQLFIFTDGEVGNTKDVLHCVKSNAKFHRCFSFGIGEGASSALITGLAENSCGHAQFITGKDRMQAKVMQSLRYALQPAVTDITEDWFGLSFSHLSPQIKSLFHGQRALIYAQLKGEECQNPDAKGKISVHYRLGGQEVTNSVDFFLKPVENTGMAIHRLGARSLIRSLERDERVDGADKDALKARVVELSKQCGVSSSHTAFIAVHRGNKQAVKGPLVKRRIPAPVMLGCSVSYSLCKAFSAAPMAGVPCADSLAFPAAAMAGGLCTNSLECDAGFDTSPGDAGFDTSPETSGTPKDLLMELISLQKASGCWEIGTSLAEVFGKTEKELIEKIPAQVKPDVWATLLALIWLHGFKIDVQVEWQFLAMKAVSWIRSQKVVNQSECIQAGNSLLGCQVTEDALGL
- the LOC113660241 gene encoding von Willebrand factor A domain-containing protein 5A-like isoform X14; this translates as MVNCGLLTNMNEPVPLKNIEVDLQVQGHVVTVTSTLKYINEEDNTLEAVFVFPMPSGAALCHFSAKIADQEIVAEVQEKQEAREQYDDALSSGEQAFLLEESEESADVFRLSVGSLPPHQSAAVTFIYIIELSVQADHSLQFCLPAVLNPRYTPAGTGGGIVSEITSSSTGIPYSLSFTAHINSPNPITKVESKCPLEPLMFLNTDHTKAKVSLGAGHMFDRDVELYLYYQNPHQLTAIVEAGAPAEESGSLMGDPVVMVSFYPEFPESVMSSMSTCGEFVFVMDRSGSMSSSMHNGPGAQERIDCARDTLLLLLKSLPMDCYFNIYGFGSRYSSFFPKSVRYNQGTMEKAMQKVKEMQADMGGTEILPALKHIYKQPCISNHPRQLFIFTDGEVGNTKDVLHCVKSNAKFHRCFSFGIGEGASSALITGLAENSCGHAQFITGKDRMQAKVMQSLRYALQPAVTDITEDWFGLSFSHLSPQIKSLFHGQRALIYAQLKGEECQNPDAKGKISVHYRLGGQEVTNSVDFFLKPVENTGMAIHRLGARSLIRSLERDERVDGADKDALKARVVELSKQCGVSSSHTAFIAVHRGNKQAVKGPLVKRRIPAPVMLGCSVSYSLCKAFSAAPMAGVPCADSLAFPAAAMAGGLCTNSLEECDAGFDTSPGDAGFDTSPETSGTPKDLLMELISLQKASGCWEIGTSLAEVFGKTEKELIEKIPAQVKPDVWATLLALIWLHGFKIDVQVEWQFLAMKAVSWIRSQKVVNQSECIQAGNSLLGCQVTEDALGL
- the LOC113660241 gene encoding von Willebrand factor A domain-containing protein 5A-like isoform X16, whose amino-acid sequence is MVNCGLLTNMNEPVPLKNIEVDLQVQGHVVTVTSTLKYINEEDNTLEAVFVFPMPSGAALCHFSAKIADQEIVAEVQEKQEAREQYDDALSSGEQAFLLEESEESADVFRLSVGSLPPHQSAAVTFIYIIELSVQADHSLQFCLPAVLNPRYTPAGTGGGIVSEITSSSTGIPYSLSFTAHINSPNPITKVESKCPLEPLMFLNTDHTKAKVSLGAGHMFDRDVELYLYYQNPHQLTAIVEAGAPAEESGSLMGDPVVMVSFYPEFPESVMSSMSTCGEFVFVMDRSGSMSSSMHNGPGAQERIDCARDTLLLLLKSLPMDCYFNIYGFGSRYSSFFPKSVRYNQGTMEKAMQKVKEMQADMGGTEILPALKHIYKQPCISNHPRQLFIFTDGEVGNTKDVLHCVKSNAKFHRCFSFGIGEGASSALITGLAENSCGHAQFITGKDRMQAKVMQSLRYALQPAVTDITEDWFGLSFSHLSPQIKSLFHGQRALIYAQLKGEECQNPDAKGKISVHYRLGGQEVTNSVDFFLKPVENTGMAIHRLGARSLIRSLERDERVDGADKDALKARVVELSKQCGVSSSHTAFIAVHRGNKQAVKGPLVKRRIPAPVMLGCSVSYSLCKAFSAAPMAGVPCADSLAFPAAAMAGGLCTNSLGDAGFDTSPGDAGFDTSPETSGTPKDLLMELISLQKASGCWEIGTSLAEVFGKTEKELIEKIPAQVKPDVWATLLALIWLHGFKIDVQVEWQFLAMKAVSWIRSQKVVNQSECIQAGNSLLGCQVTEDALGL